In Phoenix dactylifera cultivar Barhee BC4 chromosome 11, palm_55x_up_171113_PBpolish2nd_filt_p, whole genome shotgun sequence, the following are encoded in one genomic region:
- the LOC103696460 gene encoding uncharacterized protein LOC103696460 isoform X2, translating to MDELDPCDSDAEGSELSDSFDDRQLTAAEVEGDPVPAVEGLSISGEARPGRFLQVCGWAINGTTRCDFAWARCSESGNFSYIEGENKATYLVTADDVDSYLAIEVIPVGNGEQMGEPVRIFANEHRKISCDPEMQEQIERNFFIGHSSFDVFLSVGCNNTWVTVKLVIEREGFSIKNNRSPRISVEEKFSPSIAITISNGHSSGFLIHCTEGSESLFLATESSLLRDVIVLTMRLFTVRV from the exons ATGGACGAGCTGGATCCGTGCGACAGCGATGCGGAGGGCTCGGAGTTGTCGGATTCGTTCGACGACCGGCAGCTCACGGCGGCGGAGGTGGAAGGGGATCCCGTGCCGGCGGTGGAGGGGCTCAGCATCTCCGGCGAGGCACGCCCGGGGCGGTTCCTCCAAGTCTGCGGCTGGGCCATTAATGGAACAACTCGTTGTGATTTCGCG TGGGCACGCTGCTCGGAAAGTGGAAATTTCAGCTACATAGAAG GTGAAAACAAAGCTACTTATCTGGTTACTGCTGATGATGTTGATTCATATCTAGCTATTGAAGTCATACCTGTTGGGAATGGTGAACAGATG GGTGAACCTGTTAGGATCTTTGCCAATGAACATAGAAAAATATCATGTG ATCCTGAAATGCAAGAGCAAATTGAGAGGAATTTTTTTATTGGGCATTCGTCATTTGATGTTTTCTTATCG GTTGGATGTAACAATACTTGGGTTACGGTTAAGTTAGTGATTGAGAGGGAGGGTTTTTCCATCAAGAATAACAGGTCGCCTCGTATTTCTGTCGAGGAGAAATTTTCACCAAGCATAGCT ATCACAATTTCCAATGGGCACTCTAGTGGATTTTTAATACATTGTACTGAAGGGAGTGAATCTCTCTTTCTGGCGACAGAAAGTAGCTT GTTGCGCGATGTTATTGTGCTCACCATGAGATTGTTTACTGTGAGGGTATGA
- the LOC103696460 gene encoding uncharacterized protein LOC103696460 isoform X1, whose protein sequence is MDELDPCDSDAEGSELSDSFDDRQLTAAEVEGDPVPAVEGLSISGEARPGRFLQVCGWAINGTTRCDFAWARCSESGNFSYIEGENKATYLVTADDVDSYLAIEVIPVGNGEQMGEPVRIFANEHRKISCDPEMQEQIERNFFIGHSSFDVFLSVGCNNTWVTVKLVIEREGFSIKNNRSPRISVEEKFSPSIAITISNGHSSGFLIHCTEGSESLFLATESSLLRDVIVLTMRLFTVRAVKKQEQRSIKAVKKRRRMKRCLFF, encoded by the exons ATGGACGAGCTGGATCCGTGCGACAGCGATGCGGAGGGCTCGGAGTTGTCGGATTCGTTCGACGACCGGCAGCTCACGGCGGCGGAGGTGGAAGGGGATCCCGTGCCGGCGGTGGAGGGGCTCAGCATCTCCGGCGAGGCACGCCCGGGGCGGTTCCTCCAAGTCTGCGGCTGGGCCATTAATGGAACAACTCGTTGTGATTTCGCG TGGGCACGCTGCTCGGAAAGTGGAAATTTCAGCTACATAGAAG GTGAAAACAAAGCTACTTATCTGGTTACTGCTGATGATGTTGATTCATATCTAGCTATTGAAGTCATACCTGTTGGGAATGGTGAACAGATG GGTGAACCTGTTAGGATCTTTGCCAATGAACATAGAAAAATATCATGTG ATCCTGAAATGCAAGAGCAAATTGAGAGGAATTTTTTTATTGGGCATTCGTCATTTGATGTTTTCTTATCG GTTGGATGTAACAATACTTGGGTTACGGTTAAGTTAGTGATTGAGAGGGAGGGTTTTTCCATCAAGAATAACAGGTCGCCTCGTATTTCTGTCGAGGAGAAATTTTCACCAAGCATAGCT ATCACAATTTCCAATGGGCACTCTAGTGGATTTTTAATACATTGTACTGAAGGGAGTGAATCTCTCTTTCTGGCGACAGAAAGTAGCTT GTTGCGCGATGTTATTGTGCTCACCATGAGATTGTTTACTGTGAGG GCAGTCAAGAAACAGGAACAGCGCTCCATAAAGGCAGTCAAGAAAcggagaaggatgaagagatgcCTATTCTTTTAG